From the genome of Synchiropus splendidus isolate RoL2022-P1 chromosome 17, RoL_Sspl_1.0, whole genome shotgun sequence, one region includes:
- the mogat3b gene encoding 2-acylglycerol O-acyltransferase 3b produces the protein MAGSKCAFHVKLFLERWIAIKPAATTSLRSSESERCEPQPAGMTEAKSQWKECVEALSVLQWVLTFLFMGVGCLILLVALMFTWLWPISALCFTWLVIDWDTPERGGRRSAFVRKWKVWEHFRDYFPIKLVKTAELDPKKNYILGCHPHGIMCAGGFSCFSTEGSGFAEAFPGIRSTLAILAGLFKIPIFRDYIMSAGLCPVSKPSLTHLLSKSGAGNAVVIVIGGAAESLASAPGMNTVVMKQRKGFVRLALEFGADLVPVYSFGENELFKQVIFSEGTMGRRLQDLFKKVMGFAPCLFVGERLALLPYKTPITTVVGRPISVPKRITPTEQEVDHYHGLYMEALTKLFHEHKVSCGLSESHKLRII, from the exons ATGGCCGGGTCAAAGTGCGCCTTCCATGTCAAGCTCTTCCTCGAGCGCTGGATCGCCATCAAACCCGCTGCGACAACAAG CCTCCGgtcaagtgaaagtgaaaggtgTGAGCCGCAGCCCGCAGGAATGACTGAAGCCAAGTCGCAATGGAAAGAGTGTGTGGAGGCGCTGAGCGTCCTGCAGTGGGTGCTGACCTTCCTCTTCATGG GTGTGGGCTGCCTCATCCTGCTGGTGGCGCTGATGTTCACCTGGCTGTGGCCCATCTCCGCGCTCTGCTTCACCTGGCTGGTCATCGACTGGGACACGCCTGAACGAG GGGGCAGGAGATCTGCGTTTGTTCGGAAGTGGAAGGTTTGGGAGCATTTCCGGGACTATTTTCCCATCAAG CTGGTGAAGACAGCTGAGCTGGATCCGAAGAAGAACTACATCCTTGGTTGTCATCCTCATGGAATCATGTGTGCTGGAGGATTCTCCTGCTTCAGTACGGAGGGCAGCGGTTTTGCCGAGGCCTTTCCCGGGATTCGCTCGACGCTGGCGATACTGGCCGGGCTCTTCAAGATCCCCATCTTCAGGGACTACATCATGAGTGCAG GGCTCTGTCCGGTCAGCAAGCCCAGCCTGACCCACCTCCTGTCGAAAAGTGGCGCAGGGAACGCAGTGGTGATCGTGATAGGGGGTGCTGCTGAGTCGCTGGCGTCAGCTCCTGGAATGAACACAGTGGTGAtgaaacagaggaaggggttCGTCCGGCTGGCTCTGGAATTCGG GGCTGACCTGGTGCCAGTTTACTCCTTTGGTGAGAATGAACTCTTCAAGCAGGTGATTTTCTCAGAGGGCACCATGGGTCGGAGGCTACAGGACCTGTTCAAGAAAGTTATGGGTTTCGCACCATGCCTTTTTGTGGGCGAGCGGCTGGCACTGCTGCCCTACAAGACGCCCATCACCACCGTCG TGGGGCGACCCATCTCCGTGCCCAAACGCATCACACCCactgagcaggaggtggaccaCTACCACGGACTTTACATGGAGGCTTTGACCAAACTCTTTCACGAGCACAAGGTCAGCTGTGGACTCTCTGAAAGCCACAAGCTGCGAATTATTTGA